The genomic stretch CTTTCAAGACTATCCTGCATTGACTTCAATCGAGCTTCCTTCTGTGTTCTGTTGGAACTCCAATCTTCTTTCAGTTTTTCATCCCTCTTTTGAACATACCTTTGGTATAGTTTCCCTCGAGACCCCTCTGAAACACTAAGCTCGGAGAAACTCTTCTTCAAAGCATCACCTTTGTTCTGACTATCAACAATTTTCATGGAGGACGAAGCATTTAACTTGGTTTTGTTCTTCAAATTTCCAGTTGGCTCATTTGGGTTATAACTATCGGAAAATTGAGGGGGGATATCTTGTATCGGTTTTGAATACTGAAAACTACTCGCTGGAAAATGTTTTGCATCGTCTAATTTACCTTTACGGGAAGAGTTAGACACATCTGCAGGGACTCGCAGTTTGTGTTCTGCAAAGAGTTTTTCAAGCTCATCTGCCTTCATCTGTAACTCATCGTTGCGGTCCTGATTACCCTTTGTTTGCTTTCCCCTCTGAAGTTGTTCCGGAGGTGTAGCAAAAGAATCAAACCCTTCTTGAGCCTCCTTTGCAATTTTACCAGAAAATAGCGTCCTGCTGCTTCCATCAGGCAGAACTATTGTCTTCTTACTAAGGTCAGCTCCTGAGACCTTTCGATTGAACTTCATCCTCCGAGGTCCAGAATCTTCAATAGATTCCGTATTTTCTACTACTTCAGTTTCCCCACTAGACCTCAACTCCTGCTGAGCAGAAGAAGTATCATCTTCAATCTCTTTATGCTGAGCATCAAAAGCCTCTTGCAATCTTGAACCGGAAACACCTTCAGAAGCCCAAGACTCTTCCATAGTCTTCCATGTGGATGTCAAACTTGATTGCGCAGCGGATTTATCCCTTGTTTCACTTCCAGTAGGCCTAATTTGTGCTGGTGAAGTATCCTGGTTCTTTTGCCAATAAATGACACTTGACTCAGGCTTAATCATTGAAGAAACCTTTTCCGTATCATTGTTTGAATCCAAAACTTTATCCTCCTGGGAAGACAATTTCATGGAAGGAGTGCATAACGGGCTCTCAGAGTCTTTCTTTTCAGCACTCAAGTCAATGCTCATATCACCAACTCCACTCCACCTCCTTAAGACTCCCTTCTCTGCAGCTGCTCCCATCATTGACACATCAGACGACAGCCTCCTCAGCTCAACAGGTTTTACAACAGGAGGCTTTCCCCCAGAATTCTCTTTCTGCTTGTTCTCAAACATGTTTATCCTGTCCTGAACACTGAGTCGCCTTCCCGCTTGACTGGCTTGAATAGAACCTGTTTGGTCAGGAGCTGACGTCTCATCGTTCTTTTCATTTTCACCAGTGGCTTTGTCCGGATTATTTCCCACATCCCTCTCTACACTGGATTCTATACTAAAAGTGTGACGGGGCTTCTGATGTGTGGTTGGTTCTGGATGCGGCGGAGAGAGCAGATCATTGTCGATGGACATATCTGATGTGCATGAGGAACGAATAGCTCGGTCTTCTGACCCCGACTTCAATTGGTTGATGAGGTTTGGCCGCCTCTCACATAGAGATATGTACTTGCCACATGCTTCACTGCAAAAGCAGAAGGAAGCAAAAGCAGGCTAACTCAGCGCAGGGAGATCTCAGACACGACAATAATGCATTTAGTCATACAGAACTTGTTTTATATTTGAGAATCCTTACTTAAGGCGGTCAGCCCCAAATATATCAGCAAACATTTGAAGTTCCGTGACAGTGTCAGCATCAAaaccagcagcagcagcacGAGTACACGCATTAGTTAGGTCCTGCTGCGCAGCTACAAGCCTTAAGTCGATAGCTTTGAGAAGCTCCTTCCTGTATAGATTACAACTAAAAGAATTAAGTATTGCATGCCTTCAAAGTCGTTTTTGGATAATAAAAGCTGAACAACATCCCAATGCTCATTAGTAGAGACAACTCAGACAGAAAGTGAAAAAGATGATGGCAGTTAATACATAAGTTAAAGGGGGGGAAAAATACTTTGTGGCATCATCTGCAGCACTCGAACCGAATCCACCCCCACCTGGAGCAAATCGTAAATAATAAGATTATTGTTCCTTCTTGGAGTAAAAACCATACTACTTACACAAGAAGTGGTAAATGACCTTAGATTCTCGATGACTAGAAATTTTACTTGGATATCCAGAAGATCCAAACACGTTCTATATCGATTGTTACGACAATAAATTAAGTATAATATACTATAGCAACATATATATGCTTCAAAGCAACACAAATTTACACAAATAACAATAGTATATGCTTCAAGGCATCCAACACAAGATAAATCAAACATGTCATGTGactaaaataaaaggaaatacgAAACTGGAAAATTCATACCAGAAAGTTGATCACCCATTCCCTGAAACAAGCAACCAAAGTAATTTAGCATTGATTCATTCCCACTAGGAAAACAAGGTAATAGGCAATAAATACATGTGAATAAATTCTCCGAGCTGCTTCCAGCTGTGACATCTCGGCATCAAAGGTATTGACAAGTTCAAGAACTTGAGGGGTGAAAACAAATCGTAAAAACCTGGAAAATGGAATTTATAGATACCTAATATCAGACATATCCAAGTATTCAAAGATTAGCAAAGGTTGAAGGTTGGAACAGTGCCACTACCTGTCAAGTGTGCCCTTGGTGAACCACGCCTTGGCATTCTTATGTCGTCCAGGATCAAGCTTGATTGTCTGCGAAGCAGAGGCTGCTTCTGCCTCGGAAACCTTTAAATGCGTAAGAAATGGGTTGAGAAGTCCAGAAGCAAGCTTCTCTGTGCTCCCACCACTCGAAACGAACAATTCACATCTGGAGAAAAACGTGCTCACAAGTCAACAACAAGCATTGCCACGGTACTCTGCTGGCAATCACAAAGAAAGAAATGCTAGCTCACCGCGAGTGCTTTGGTGAAAGCTGGAATACAGCGTAATCTAGAGGTGTATCCGGCTTTATCTTTTCCATACTAGGAAACGATACTATCTTCACCGTCTTATACCGTATATGTACACATCCATCCCCTAAGACCTATGAACATCAGAACGTGAAAATTCTCTCCATTCACACACACAACTATATAGAAATTCCAAAATTACAGCTACACAAAATCAGATATAAGTATATCCAACACCAGAAAAGGGGCAGAAAAAGGTAAAGCACAAATGCCAACCAAATTCCATCACTGGAACTGCACAATCGCACAAAATCTACAAAATCAGCCGCAATGCACTTCAAATTGAGCTAAAAATCAATTAgaaaataaacacaaaaatcAATTATGCCTCAGATCTGATTTTCCCCAAACGAAATTCAAATGCCACACATCAACTTGAGCTAGGAATCATCGCAACAGCTAAGTTATCAGCTCAATCCAAAACAATGCAGAAACATTCCAACACTAACCAAACAACAACTCAAACAACACACCAAATTTTATTAATCCAAACTAAAGCGATCGAGGAATCATAAACTGACCTCAGCGATGCCAGCGCGAAGATCTTCAACACTGGAACGCGATCGTCGGATTCAAGTTCAGTCAACAATAAATCTCCAACGAAATTCAATCAAAATGCTCGAATTCACCTCGAATTTGTAGGATTTGCCGCTGTACTCCTTAGCTCGCTACAAACGCACACACTTCGTTCCACTCTGCTTCTCTTCTCTCCCTGAAGATAGATAGAATTATGTGTATAGTTACAGCTAAGTGTAGGTATGGAGAGAGAAGGTGGGGGAGCGGATGGAGAATGGAGTGGTGGTACTGGTGCCTTGATGCTGTGATTGTTTGTGCGTTCAGACAAATAATgaatcctctttctctctctctctcctctttttGAGTGTGGTTCGTTTTCACTTTAGTTGTCTGTTGTATGTTTGAAATCGTTAAGTGAAGGGTTAATGAAAAGACAAAAAAGTCTATTGTGGTGGAATTCTTAGCTTGCTTATTCTAGGCCTCAAATTACGAAATTATCCTCCTTAATCGATTTTTTAGATTTaatagttatttaaattatCAAATTCTAATCATTTTATAAGCTTgtagaataaaaatattaagttCGATGTTTTCATTTGCGATTAATTGTATGTAACAACACAAAGTTTTCAAATTTAGATtcgtcattttttttaaaaaaatgaatgacaaattaggaattttaaaaaattctcatTTATTCATTTGACCAAATATGCTTTATTCTATTTATATGTTTATAGTTTCTTTAGTTTAAAACGATGTCTTTAGTTGACTGTGACGTTACATTAATACACATTTACGTCACCATTCATAAATATCACTAAAATTTTACATGTGTGCACTAATTTAGTATTAGAATCGCCCAGAAAAAAAGCATCTTGAAATgattgagattttttaaaacTAGTTAGTAACATTATTTGtcattcaaaatttaaaaatatactacaaAATAATCTAGAATTAAAATAAACTTCGCGACTTTAGAAATAATTAGCCGTTTAGTTTTGGCAATGGTGTCATTTCACTAAACTAATTATTTTTCCTATTCCTTTATTTCCTTTAATAGACGAAATCGGTGTTATATATATTCAAATTCGAAAAGTTAAAATctcaattaatattttttgagGGGTTTTAAGTACCGTTTATTGTTACTAGTAATCGTTAGGCTTATAAAGCAATGTTTAATTTCAATCAATTATATCTATTTATTATCATGGTTAGAATAACATGAGCGTGAATAAATGGAATTAAGTATTAAAGACGTGTAGAGAATAATACAGTTGCCATATTAGACATTTTTGGGCAAACCATGGAATagtcaataaaaaataaaattagtatatTTTGCGAAAATTCAATTGAATGATTTGATAAATTTTGCGAGTGTTAgcttaaaatttttttaatcataaattagtatattaattttaacCGATCATGATATTCTCCATATATATAAATAGTTTTAGCATTTAATTTCTAGTTTTAAGCTAATAGTATCTGAATTGTTTTGACATCGATAGTGCTTATATATGAATCATACTGTATGATGCAACATACCACTCCTCTAAATATCAAAgaataaataattatgaatGTTCATAAATATAATAGTACCACATATAcacaataaaatatattttataactaAATACCTTTTGTTTAGTCAGCccatttattttgttatatggGCTAATTGAGATATTAGAATAGATAAGAAAAGGAATAAAGAAGGCCTACAAACAATTAATAAACATGGATGGTTCCCTACTTCTTGCCAACAATTGCTTTGAATATAAAGCTTCAAGCCGTAGTAATTATTTGTTTCACCCCACAAACCAGAAATCCCAAATCCACCATTGCCATTGGTAAAACTTAACATGGTGGTGATAGGTGACAATAGCAAATGGATGATCCAAATTGTTTTGCCTTCTTATTCCAAGCCAAACCAACTCTTGTGATACACATGGAAAATGACAATCAACATTCCTTTGCCTTGATCTTCTTTTTTTGTTCATATTTTCCAAACCTTTCTTAGCCCCACACCCTCTCCATTCATTGTTCACCACATGAATTATGAGTAGCTCTTGGAAATCCAAATTTCACATGCATTTCACATTATGaatttatgtacttttttttagttttcattttttagatAAAAATAAAGCTTACATTATAATTCAAAGATGGCCCATCAGCTGAATGCTTGTGCTGTATTTTTTGACTTGTTGAAGTTTCTCAAGCATATAACTTTATTTGGTAAAGCCTTTCATAGgaagggagggagggagggagcattctaaaattaattcaCAATCCTATTTTATTGCTCCACATTGTAACAGTCTATAACCATCTAGTTATATACACaagagaattaaaaaaaaaagtaattgtaataaaatcataaaaatagaactgttaaaaaaaaaaaaaaaaaagaaattcttTAAAATAATCACTATAGCTCATGGGCCCAAATGGAATATTGTCTATATATTCCAAAGTCTCACAATATTGGCTGCATTACTGAGGCCCAAGTAAATACCCTCTTGTATAAATTACAATCACAAATTTGAACTTTATATCATGGCTTAATTTGGAAGTTGCTTAATTAATTACCCTAAAAGTTAGGGGCACGTCCAAAATTTGATAATGGGGTGGGCTGAAGCAACATCTTGTTCGAATAAAGCAATCAAGAAAATATCAATGCAAGAATTGAATAgagatataaaaataaaaaaataaaaaaaagcagCAAAGAAAAATTACC from Salvia splendens isolate huo1 chromosome 4, SspV2, whole genome shotgun sequence encodes the following:
- the LOC121797725 gene encoding uncharacterized protein LOC121797725; the encoded protein is MEKIKPDTPLDYAVFQLSPKHSRCELFVSSGGSTEKLASGLLNPFLTHLKVSEAEAASASQTIKLDPGRHKNAKAWFTKGTLDRFLRFVFTPQVLELVNTFDAEMSQLEAARRIYSHGMGDQLSGGGGFGSSAADDATKKELLKAIDLRLVAAQQDLTNACTRAAAAGFDADTVTELQMFADIFGADRLNEACGKYISLCERRPNLINQLKSGSEDRAIRSSCTSDMSIDNDLLSPPHPEPTTHQKPRHTFSIESSVERDVGNNPDKATGENEKNDETSAPDQTGSIQASQAGRRLSVQDRINMFENKQKENSGGKPPVVKPVELRRLSSDVSMMGAAAEKGVLRRWSGVGDMSIDLSAEKKDSESPLCTPSMKLSSQEDKVLDSNNDTEKVSSMIKPESSVIYWQKNQDTSPAQIRPTGSETRDKSAAQSSLTSTWKTMEESWASEGVSGSRLQEAFDAQHKEIEDDTSSAQQELRSSGETEVVENTESIEDSGPRRMKFNRKVSGADLSKKTIVLPDGSSRTLFSGKIAKEAQEGFDSFATPPEQLQRGKQTKGNQDRNDELQMKADELEKLFAEHKLRVPADVSNSSRKGKLDDAKHFPASSFQYSKPIQDIPPQFSDSYNPNEPTGNLKNKTKLNASSSMKIVDSQNKGDALKKSFSELSVSEGSRGKLYQRYVQKRDEKLKEDWSSNRTQKEARLKSMQDSLERNKSEMKAKLSRSADRQSSVSSARHRAERLRSYNSRSMLNNEQEHLDFGDCDFDDDALDFREKKLIPNNRKFSSTTPRPSATPVSRPASKASTGSVKRRMQPENPLVQSVPNFSDLRKENTKPYSGGGKAMRSRVRNHTRSKSITEEMGIVKEDKSRRSQALRKGSANPSEFKDVSSLDSDGVVLTQIKFDEDIQKNVGAKPFLRKGSRAARTSIARQRVPVGSERVNDMDENDGIASEPDECINIVQDEGEDEFKSLNAEEDNILEAREPELDTFVNSESENGDDTLTFSAVDQALGSKFPREIPSCFLPADSVQDWHNGSQMSWNSRTQHPFSYPHETFDADTSLDSPIGSPSWNSHSLNVMEADAARMRKKWGAAEKPMVATNSSRKDMTRGFKRLLKFGRKNRGSETMADWVSATTSEGDDDTEDGRDLANRSSEDLRKSRMGFSLAQPSDDGFNENELFNDSEQSSQSSIPAPPANFRLREDHVSGTSIKAPRSFFSLSTFRSKGNESKPR